GTCTCTTCATTAGTTGTTTTACTCATAGCTATGAGAATTGCTAAACCCATCATGACCTTGGCGGAAGAAACTAAGAAAATTAGAAGCTTTGATCTTCAAGGAGACGAAGAAGTTAAATCTAGCATTTTTGAAATCCAAGTTCTTAATGAAGCCATGGTTGCCATGCGCCAAAGTATGCGGACTTTTTCTAAGTTTATTCCAAAGATTTTGGTCAGCAAACTAATCAAAACTGGACAAGATATGGCCATTGGTGGAAAGTCACGTAAAGCAACGCTTTTGTTTACTGATGTGGCAAACTTTACGACTTTAAGTGAAAATTATCCGCCCGATAAACTGATTATCCATCTTTCCGAATACTTTGAAGAAATCACCCAAATTATTATGCAATCCAATGGTATTATTGATAAATTTATTGGTGATGCGGTGATGGCTTTTTGGGGAGCTCCAACACCTGATCGTGCTCAAGCAATCCATGCGTGTGTGGCGGCTTTAAAATTCAAGAAACGCTTGTTGGAACTAAATCGCAAATGGAAATTTGAAGGCAAGCCAGAATTGCCAACGCGTATTGGTATCCATACAGGGGAAGTGATCATTGGTAACGTAGGATCATCGGATCGTCTGAATTATACCGCTTTGGGAGATTCAGTGAATCTTGCCTCTCGTCTTGAAGGGGTCAATAAAATGTATGGTACAGAAATCATCATCAGCGAAGAAGTCTATAAAGAGGTGTCTGCTCATGCTCTTGCACGGCCTTTAGATGTTGTTGCTGTGAAAGGTAAGAATCGCGGTATCAAGATTTATGAATTAATAGGATTGATGGGAGATGATCCCGTCTTGTTACCGACCGAAGAGCAAACAGAATTTTGTAAGCTATTTACCAAAGCCTTTCAGGTTTACTTAGAAAAACGTTGGGATGAAGCTATTCGTATCTTTCAGGAAATTGTTACAAAATTTGGACAAGATCAAACAGCAGTAATGTATATCAAGAGATGTAAAGAATTTAAAAAGAAAGCGCCTCCCAAAGATTGGGACGGTGTTGTGCATCTCAAATCAAAATAAGAAGCCCTAGGGAGCATCATGCGATCTATTGTAAAATTAACTGTCAATATCATTAAAAGCCCATTTTTTATCTTTGTGGGGTTGGGACTCGGCCTCTATATTGGTGTTTATCATCAGCAATTGGGGCAATCCATGGCGCCTTATGGAAAGCTTTATATTTCCACTTTACAAATGTCCATTATTCCTTTGGTTGTTACGTCCATTTCCTCGAGCATTGCCAATATTTTTCAAGACAGTCGAGGGAAAGATTACATAATGGGGATTGCTGCTATTTTTATACCATTTCTGATCTACACGAGCGCTATTGGTATTATTGCGGCATTGATCTTGCAGCCAGGCTTTGAAGTTCAAGGCAGCATGGAGGTCATTAAAATCTTGCGTAAGTATGGTCTGACGGTAAGCCCAGAAATTGGCATGGATGATTTTATTGAACCTTCCAATGCACGTGGGCTGATGAGTTTTTTCTTTGACGCTATACCGAATAATATTTTCTCAGCGTTTGCTGATGGCAAAATGATTCAATTAATTCTTGTTTCGATTATTTTTGGTGTCACCTTGGGCAGTTTGAAAACGGTGGCAAAAGGTCATCTTCTTCAGTTTATAGTGGCTGTGCAAGAAATCTTTACGAAAATTATTAGCGTTGTAATTAGAGCGTTACCTTTAGGGGTATTTTTCTTGGTTTCAAGCCAATTAGCGGGCACCAGTGTGGATGCGTTTTTAGCGATGCTTAATTACGTTATCATTCTATGCGCTGTGATTGTTGCCTTGCTTTTGGTGTTTAGTATTATTATCTGGCGACGTTCTGGCTTTAGTTATTTTAATTCTTTAAGTGCTATGAAATATCCAGTTTTTTTAGCGTTGGTAATGTCCAGTAGTTTTGCGGCCATGCCAGCGGCTATGGAAGTATTGACCGATAAATTTAAATTCGAACGCACAGCCACAAACCTCTTAATGCCTTTAGGAATGATTATATTTCGTTATGGAACAATTCTGACCTTTTCTTTCGCTATTATCTTTGTCGCTCAGCTCTATAACATTCCTCTCACTATGCAAGGATATATGATTGTTTTGGTTGGGTCAGCGATTGCTGGTGTCACAACAACAGGAGCAGCGTCGATCGCAGCTCTCAGCATGATGAGCATCGTTTTTGAACCTTTGGGTTTGCCCTTTGGTGCCGCGTTGGTTCTTTTCGTTGCCGTTGATCCGATTATTGATCCTTTCCGCAGTTTGCTTACCA
The sequence above is drawn from the Candidatus Nucleicultrix amoebiphila FS5 genome and encodes:
- a CDS encoding dicarboxylate/amino acid:cation symporter, with translation MRSIVKLTVNIIKSPFFIFVGLGLGLYIGVYHQQLGQSMAPYGKLYISTLQMSIIPLVVTSISSSIANIFQDSRGKDYIMGIAAIFIPFLIYTSAIGIIAALILQPGFEVQGSMEVIKILRKYGLTVSPEIGMDDFIEPSNARGLMSFFFDAIPNNIFSAFADGKMIQLILVSIIFGVTLGSLKTVAKGHLLQFIVAVQEIFTKIISVVIRALPLGVFFLVSSQLAGTSVDAFLAMLNYVIILCAVIVALLLVFSIIIWRRSGFSYFNSLSAMKYPVFLALVMSSSFAAMPAAMEVLTDKFKFERTATNLLMPLGMIIFRYGTILTFSFAIIFVAQLYNIPLTMQGYMIVLVGSAIAGVTTTGAASIAALSMMSIVFEPLGLPFGAALVLFVAVDPIIDPFRSLLTMYMNVGVTSLVVNREK